From a region of the Hippopotamus amphibius kiboko isolate mHipAmp2 chromosome 3, mHipAmp2.hap2, whole genome shotgun sequence genome:
- the LOC130850217 gene encoding LOW QUALITY PROTEIN: zinc finger MYM-type protein 1-like (The sequence of the model RefSeq protein was modified relative to this genomic sequence to represent the inferred CDS: inserted 5 bases in 3 codons; substituted 4 bases at 4 genomic stop codons) has translation MKESPTDGECDKAVALQLKRLDEIKAEPDNTQEYCQAQQPKTQENDLKINITFSDSASQVTTGIPLSLASPGMNKMLPSLSTTAIXVSCSGCKKILQKGQTAYQRKGSTQLFCSTPCITEYISSLNASAFPKRTCSNCSKDILNVKDVISIQLEDTTTSKTFCSQSCLSLYEEKRKPCVTYXTNNISTKCSMCQKTTVIQYEVKYQNVKHSLCSNACFSKFHSANNFIMNCCENCGAYCSTSSSLFHILQMEGQSHYFNISKSITAYKQKLAKTLTSVICKSLKPSDEMIETTNDLGKTELFCSINCFSAYSKAKMDSSTKDTTPVISNIVSLADTHDALPTMNSDVLQGTVSSVTANVVEDISPSESSNSVANSNVEQPSLSPSSSVLGQHTVGSSTEVQKDHVSNQDATNSMKSMKKSDGLCHPKFTSKVQKVKGKSRNIKKSWCSNFQQLENSIKKDMVFCYSCQFFCQKKFSCGGESFAAXGISNWKKTLEKFRKHEKSEMHLKSLQFWREYQFCGEAINDSLSNHSKQIEGNKKYLKLIIENILFLGKQCLLLGGNDQSVSSVNKANFLELLEIRAKDKGEEIFQLMNSQVDFYNSTQIQNDIIEIIXTEMLQDIVNEISVSSAFSIICDETTDSATKGQFSICVRYPQKTSKAILIKERFLGFIDAEEITGTNLHKSIKTYLQQIGVDLNKIXGQAYDSTSNWREKFNKIAVEFKKEEPRALYLPCYTHFLDSAVIRFCKEVKELXSALNTLSSLFNTILGELSVNFXNIYKLSQNKTCKKHTSQSCWTVHHTLLSVTENLPDVIETLEVLSSHSSNTGLADELSDLLALVSKFEFIFCLKFLYRVLSTTGILSKELQSETIDIFSLSSKIEAILECLSSERNDIYFKTIWDGAEEICQNITCKGFEVVRPSFQKRRKIQKTIDPSSSDSIFFPTSTEEQYKINIYYQGLDTILQNLKLCFSEFDYCKMKQISELLLKWNEPLNEATAKDVQEFYKLDADIIPELRFYQQYAKLNFVLDYDCINFSNLDHLFIQHGLHNNIPCISKLLYIALSWPVTSSVENLFSTLSRLKTYLCHTRGQEKLSGLALMAVEQELVDKLMEPEGLSGIVEKFIFQVKEI, from the exons ATGAAAGAATCACCAACAGATGGTGAATGTGACAAGGCAGTGGCACTACAACTGAAGAGGCTAGATGAAATTAAGGCAGAACCCGACAATACTCAGGAGTATTGTCAAGCCCAACAGCCCAAAACTCAGGAGAATGACCTGAAAATAAACATTACATTTTCAGACAGTGCTTCTCAGGTGACTACAGGCATTCCACTTTCTCTAGCGTCACCTGGCATGAATAAGATGCTTCCTTCACTTTCAACCACAGCTATTTAGGTTTCCTGTTCTGGCtgtaaaaaaattcttcaaaaggGGCAAACTGCTTATCAGAGGAAAGGGTCTACTCAGCTTTTCTGCTCCACACCGTGCATCACTGAATACATTTCATCTCTCAATGCATCAGCTTTTCCAAAGAGAACTTGTTCAAACTGctcaaaagacattttaaatgtaaaggatGTGATCAGTATCCAGCTGGAAGATACTACCACTAGCAAAACTTTCTGCAGCCAATCTTGTCTTTCattatatgaagaaaaaagaaaaccatgtgtTACAT GTACTAATAACATTTCAACCAagtgcagcatgtgtcagaagaCTACTGTTATTCAGTATGAAGTAAAATACCAGAACGTGAAACATAGTCTTTGCAGTAATGcctgtttttcaaaatttcactCTGCTAACAACTTCATCATGAACTGTTGTGAGAACTGTGGAGCTTACTGTTCCACTAGCTCTAGTCTGTTCCATATACTTCAAATGGAAGGACAGTCTCATTACTTTAATATTTCAAAGAGTATTACAGCATATAAGCAGAAACTAGCCAAAACACTTACATCTGTTATTTGCAAATCATTGAAGCCCTCAGATGAAATGATTGAGACTACCAATGACTTGGGGAAGACAGAGCTTTTCTGCTCTATTAATTGTTTCTCTGCTTACAGTAAAGCTAAGATGGACTCTTCTACA aaagatACAACTCCAGTTATAAGCAACATAGTGTCATTGGCAGATACTCATGATGCCCTGCCCACCATGAACTCTGATGTATTACAAGGTACAGTTTCTTCAGTAACAGCTAATGTCGTTGAGGATATTTCACCCAGTGAATCAAGTAATAGTGTTGCTAATAGTAATGTGGAACAGCCAAGCCTTTCACCATCTTCATCAGTACTCGGTCAACATACAGTTGGCTCCAGTACAGAAGTTCAAAAAGATCACGTGTCAAACCAAGATGCTACAAACAGTATGAAATCCATGAAAAAAAGTGATGGACTGTGTCACCCAAAATTTACATCTAAAGTACAAAAAGTTAAGGGTAAATCACGGAATATTAAAAAATCTTGGTGTTCAAATTTTCAGCAATTAGAAAACAGTATTAAAAAGGATATGGTATTCTGTTATTCATGCCAGTTTTTCTGCCAAAAAAAATTTAGCTGTGGAGGAGAGTCATTTGCAGCCTAAGGAATTTCCAATTGGAAAAAAACTCTGGAAAAATTCAGAAAGCATGAAAAAAGTGAAATGCATTTGAAGTCATTGCAATTTTGGAGGGAATACCAGTTTTGTGGTGAAGCCATTAATGACAGTTTATCTAATCATTCAAAACAGATTGAGGGAAATAAAAAGTACCTAAAGcttataattgaaaatattttatttcttggaaaGCAATGTTTACTCTTAGGAGGAAATGACCAGTCTgtttcatctgtgaataaagcCAATTTTTTAGAATTGTTAGAAATCCGAGCAAAAgataaaggagaagaaatattTCAACTTATGAATTCACAAGTTGACTTCTATAATAGTACACAAATTCAAAATGATATTATTGAAATAAT GACTGAGATGTTGCAAGATATTGTAAATGAGATCAGTGTTTCCTCAGCTTTTTCAATAATATGTGATGAGACAACTGATAGTGCCACTAAAGGACAATTCTCAATTTGTGTAAGatacccacagaaaacatcaaaGGCTATATTAATTAAAGAAAGATTTTTGGGTTTCATAGATGCTGAAGAGATCACTGGGACCAACTTACACAAGAGTATCAAAACTTACCTGCAGCAAATTGGAGTTGATTTGAATAAAATATGAGGCCAGGCTTATGATAGCACCAGTAATTGGAgggaaaaatttaataaaattgcagTAGAATTCAAGAAGGAAGAACCAAGAGCTTTATACCTGCCTTGTTACACACATTTTTTGGATTCAGCAGTGATTAGGTTTTGTAAAGAAGTAAAGGAGCTCTGAAGTGCTCTAAATACTCTGAGTTCTTTGTTCAACACTATTCTTGGGGAGCTGTCTGTAAATTT CAACATTTATAAGCTAagtcaaaacaaaacatgcaAGAAACATACATCACAATCATGTTGGACAGTCCATCATACGTTACTGTCTGTAACTGAGAACCTTCCAGATGTTATTGAAACACTGGAAGTTCTATCAAGCCATTCTTCAAACACAGGTTTAGCTGATGAATTGAGTGATTTGTTGGCATTGGTTTCCAAATTTGAATTTATCTTTTGTTTGAAATTTCTTTATCGAGTACTAAGCACTACAGGAATTCTTTCCAAAGAGCTTCAAAGTGAAACCATagacattttttctttatcttcaaaaATAGAAGCAATTTTGGAATGTTTATCATCTgaaagaaatgatatttatttcaaaactatCTGGGATGGAGCAGAGGAAATATGTCAAAACATAACCTGTAAAGGTTTTGAAGTTGTAAGACCTTcatttcagaaaagaagaaaaattcagaaaacaatagACCCTAGCAGTTCAGACAGTATATTTTTTCCCACCTCAACAGaagaacaatataaaattaatatttattaccaAGGCTTGGATACtatattacaaaatttaaaattgtgtttttcagAGTTTGATTATTGTAAAATGAAGCAAATTTCAGAACTGTTACTTAAATGGAATGAACCGTTAAATGAAGCAACAGCCAAAGATGTCCAAGAATTTTATAAACTTGATGCAGACATCATTCCAGAACTTAGATTTTATCAGCAATATGCAAAGCTTAACTTTGTCCTAGATTATGATTGTATCAACTTTAGCAATCTTGACCACTTGTTTATTCAGCATGGTCTTCACAATAATATTCCTTGCATATCAAAGCTGTTATATATTGCTTTGTCTTGGCCAGTTACTTCAAGTGTGGAAAACTTGTTTTCTACACTGTCTCGtcttaaaacatatttatgtCATACCAGGGGACAAGAAAAGCTTAGTGGCTTAGCCCTAATGGCTGTTGAGCAGGAATTGGTAGATAAATTGATGGAACCTGAAGGACTCAGTGGAATTGTGGAAAAGTTTATCTTTCAGGTGAAAGAAATATAA